The window AAGTGTCCTCGATCTTTGGtaacaatttaattaaattgAACGAGACCTACCtcgaagttgaagtttgattgtgatTCTAACGAGTTATAGAATGCTGAGAGATTACATGAGATAGCGAGCGCATGCGCCAACCGGTTTTTGAAGCTGTGGAGCTGACTGAATGTACGTGTTACCCAACGCCAAAATGTGTAGGGTGGGAAGGGTGTCGGGTATATAATCTCTCAGCATTCTGTAACGCGGTAGAATCACAATCAAGcttcaacttccaggtatttctcgtttaattttataattctacCTCGTTATCATGCTGAGAGACCACACGAGATTTCAAAGCAACACGGACATGAAGTCCAGAAATACTGCACCAACAGTCCAAAAGGCTATTAGAATACCATATGTGACACCAAATAAAAGTTTATTGTCTACACGCTTCGGACAACACTGAGTTTGCATATGACGAATTAGATGCAGCTATTGGCCTCTTATAATGCCTTGCAAAGCAGCAGTCAGATGACCATCCAGCCGCCTTTAAGATATCATCAAAACTGACAGATGCCCTACTGGCCGATAAGGTAGAGGTTGCTCGGATAATGTAAGGAGTAGATGGCTGTGATTCCTGCCAAGGACATGATTTCTCTCACCCATCTAGTTACTGTGTCTCGGCTTACAGGTCTGTTAACATAACTGATAAGTAATTTGGAGCTGTTACTAGATCTGAGACCTCCAGTTATTTTAGGTACTTCTTAAGTGTTGTAAGTTCACAAATACATGGTTtctcaaaaggttctaaaataAACTGAGGATTTAAAAAGCCAGGTTTGTTTTGCTTAAAATTGtctgtaaaaacaaatttaagtgACTCTATCCTTAGACTCAAACATGCTTCCTAAATCTATCACATGAATAGTTTGGCCTCTCTGGCATGTGACTAGTAATAACAGTATAACCAGCTTAAGGGTAAGCTGCTTAAGAGTCAGCGTTTCAACTAGGAGAAGGCAACCCAAATAGCTTGAACATCCCATATCTCCTTGTATTTTGGCTTTGGTGGTCTGGACTGATCAACTGCTGGACAAGTGGGTGTTGTCCAACGCTTTGTCCATCATTGACTGTAATATATAAAGAAAGTGCACCTCTTGCATTGTTAATAGCACAATACGTGAATCCTTGGCTGTAAAGTTCAGAGGGGAAGTCTAAAACTTCTGTTATAGATGGCTGAAAAGAATTAAATTCCCTTTTAGTACAAAACGCAGCCCACTTCTTGAGGTAACATGAATACTTCCTTTTGGTTCCTGCTCTCCATGATTGCATGAACAAACTGACAGCTGTCCCTGATATTCTCTTTGTTCTGTAGTGCTCCCTGACAAGAGACAATCCATCATCTGAAGCTGGTTCTTTAGGGAACGTTGAGCCCCCGCATGAGGAAGAGTAAGCAGGTCCTTCAGACGTGGAAGTGTTAAAGAGATGGCTATCAGGAGACTCAGTAATTTTGACCACCAAACCTGTGTTGGCCAAACTGGTGCTATTATTAGTGTATGTCCTTGTTCCTTTTCCAACTTCTGAAGGCAGCTGGAAATGAGACAATGGGGGAAACATATAAAAAAACTTAT of the Montipora capricornis isolate CH-2021 chromosome 7, ASM3666992v2, whole genome shotgun sequence genome contains:
- the LOC138055221 gene encoding uncharacterized protein isoform X2, with amino-acid sequence MGGVQLLANANRELNIRRREALKPELDVSYRYVCAPSNPITTELSGDELPKAVIDITDTNRSRITSKIQRERKDKFDSNGPEIAMTDSKRRTRTTKEGTGKETRPKEPKLTTNQSTELPSEVGKGTRTYTNNSTSLANTGLVVKITESPDSHLFNTSTSEGPAYSSSCGGSTFPKEPASDDGLSLVREHYRTKRISGTAVSLFMQSWRAGTKRKYSCYLKKWAAFCTKREFNSFQPSITEVLDFPSELYSQGFTYCAINNARGALSLYITVNDGQSVGQHPLVQQLISPDHQSQNTRRYGMFKLFGLPSPS